From one Mycobacterium colombiense CECT 3035 genomic stretch:
- a CDS encoding acyltransferase family protein, with translation MQTPSPSPAPDATADPGAAGPRTKGSRGFYRYDLDGLRGIAIALVAVFHIWFGRVSGGVDVFLALSGFFFGGKVIRAALNPAVTLSPASEVVRLIRRLVPALVVVLAGCAVLTILVQPETRWETYADQSLASLGYYQNWELANTASDYLRAGEAVSPLQHIWSMSVQGQFYVSFLVLIAGLAYLFRRALGEKLRTLFLVVLAALTVASFVYAIVAHQQDQAAAYYNTFARGWELLLGALVGALVTRVRWPMWLRTVVATVALGAVLSCGALIDGVQEFPGPWALVPVGAAMLLILVGANLQGAGDRLPLPNRILATRPLVELGAMAYALYLWHWPLLIFWLSYSGHKHANFVEGAVLLLVSGALAYLTNRLVEDPLRYRASAKPAAAPAPKRPWPTRLARPTMALGSAIVLLGVTLTATSFTWRQHVTVLRSAGKELSVLNPQDYPGARALTERLRVPALPMRPSVLEVKQDLPATTRDGCISDFVNPAVVTCTYGDVAADRTIALAGGSHAEHWLPALDILGKTRHFKVVTYLKMGCPLSTEQVPLIMGNNAPYPQCREWVQRTMTKLVTDRPDYVFTTTTRPWNIKSGDVMPATYIGIWQTLSDNNIPILGMRDTPWLVKNGQPFDPADCLAKRGGTAQSCAIKRSDLLSDRNQTLDFVGQFPGLKVLDMSDAICRADVCRPVEGNILIYHGAHHLTPTYVRTMTPELGRQIAEATGWW, from the coding sequence ATGCAGACCCCGTCACCCTCTCCTGCACCGGACGCCACCGCCGATCCGGGGGCCGCGGGACCGCGGACGAAGGGGTCGCGGGGGTTCTATCGCTACGACCTCGACGGCCTGCGCGGCATCGCGATCGCGTTGGTCGCCGTCTTCCACATCTGGTTCGGACGCGTCTCCGGCGGCGTGGACGTGTTCCTGGCGCTGTCCGGATTCTTCTTCGGCGGCAAGGTCATTCGCGCCGCGCTGAACCCGGCCGTGACGCTGTCGCCGGCGTCCGAGGTGGTCCGGCTCATCCGTCGCCTGGTTCCCGCGCTCGTCGTGGTGCTGGCCGGTTGCGCGGTGTTGACCATCCTGGTCCAACCGGAGACCCGCTGGGAGACCTACGCCGACCAAAGCCTTGCCAGCCTGGGCTACTACCAGAACTGGGAACTGGCCAACACCGCCTCGGACTACCTGCGGGCGGGCGAAGCCGTCAGCCCGTTGCAGCACATCTGGTCGATGTCGGTGCAGGGCCAGTTCTACGTCAGCTTCCTGGTGCTGATCGCCGGCCTGGCCTACCTGTTCCGGCGGGCGCTGGGCGAAAAGCTGCGGACGCTGTTCCTGGTCGTGCTGGCCGCCTTGACGGTGGCCTCGTTCGTCTACGCGATCGTCGCGCACCAGCAGGACCAGGCGGCCGCCTACTACAACACCTTCGCCCGGGGTTGGGAGTTGTTGCTGGGCGCGCTGGTCGGCGCGCTGGTGACCCGGGTCCGCTGGCCCATGTGGCTGCGGACGGTGGTGGCCACGGTCGCGCTGGGCGCCGTGCTGTCCTGCGGCGCGCTGATCGACGGCGTGCAGGAGTTCCCCGGCCCGTGGGCGCTGGTGCCGGTGGGCGCCGCCATGCTGCTGATCCTCGTCGGGGCCAACCTGCAGGGGGCCGGCGACCGGTTGCCGCTGCCCAACCGGATCCTGGCGACGCGCCCCCTGGTGGAGCTGGGCGCCATGGCGTACGCGCTGTACCTCTGGCACTGGCCGCTGCTGATCTTCTGGCTGTCCTACAGCGGCCACAAGCACGCCAACTTCGTCGAGGGCGCGGTGCTGTTGCTGGTGTCCGGCGCGCTGGCCTACCTGACCAACCGGCTCGTCGAGGACCCGTTGCGCTACCGGGCCTCCGCGAAGCCGGCCGCGGCGCCGGCGCCGAAACGGCCGTGGCCCACGCGCCTGGCCCGGCCGACGATGGCGCTCGGATCGGCCATCGTGCTGCTCGGCGTGACGCTGACCGCGACCTCGTTCACCTGGCGTCAGCACGTCACGGTGCTGCGGTCGGCCGGTAAGGAGCTCAGCGTCCTCAACCCGCAGGATTATCCCGGCGCGCGGGCGCTGACCGAACGCTTGCGGGTGCCCGCGCTGCCGATGCGGCCCTCGGTCTTGGAGGTCAAGCAGGACCTGCCCGCCACCACCCGGGACGGGTGCATCAGCGACTTCGTCAACCCCGCGGTGGTCACCTGCACCTACGGCGATGTGGCCGCCGACCGGACCATCGCGCTGGCCGGCGGATCGCACGCCGAGCACTGGCTGCCCGCGCTGGACATCCTGGGCAAGACGCGCCACTTCAAGGTCGTGACGTATCTGAAGATGGGCTGCCCGCTGTCGACCGAGCAGGTCCCGCTGATCATGGGCAACAACGCCCCCTACCCGCAGTGCCGCGAGTGGGTGCAGCGAACCATGACCAAGCTGGTCACCGATCGGCCCGACTACGTCTTCACCACCACCACCCGGCCGTGGAACATCAAGAGCGGCGACGTGATGCCCGCCACCTATATCGGCATCTGGCAGACGTTGTCGGACAACAACATTCCCATTCTCGGCATGCGGGACACCCCCTGGCTGGTCAAGAACGGACAACCGTTCGACCCGGCGGACTGCCTGGCCAAGCGCGGCGGCACCGCGCAGTCCTGCGCGATCAAGCGTTCCGACCTGCTCTCGGACCGCAACCAGACGCTCGACTTCGTCGGGCAGTTCCCAGGGCTCAAGGTGCTCGACATGTCGGACGCGATCTGCCGCGCCGACGTGTGCCGTCCGGTGGAGGGCAACATCCTGATCTACCACGGCGCCCACCACCTGACCCCCACGTACGTGCGGACGATGACGCCCGAATTGGGCCGCCAGATCGCCGAGGCCACCGGCTGGTGGTGA
- the ripD gene encoding NlpC/P60 family peptidoglycan-binding protein RipD gives MKRIYAFAIGLALLGAPMVVPTIATADPGARSMDYQQATDVVIARGLSQRGVPFSWAGGGINGPTRGTGTGINTVGFDASGLMQYAYAGAGIKLPRSSGAIYRVGQKIVPQQARKGDLIFYGPEGTQSVAMYLGNNQMLEVGDVVQVSPVRTSGMTPYMVRVLGAPLQQAPLQQAPAQQAPQQLPTQQTPQQLPTQQAPLQQSPYQQTPQQLPAQQAPLQQVPTQQAPLQQSPFQQAPVQQLPTQQSPLQPTGAGIGR, from the coding sequence ATGAAACGCATCTACGCCTTCGCGATCGGTTTAGCCCTGCTCGGGGCGCCGATGGTGGTTCCCACCATCGCGACCGCCGACCCGGGCGCCAGGTCGATGGACTACCAGCAGGCCACCGACGTGGTGATCGCCCGCGGTCTGTCGCAGCGCGGTGTGCCGTTCTCCTGGGCCGGTGGCGGCATCAACGGCCCCACCCGCGGCACCGGCACCGGCATCAACACCGTCGGTTTCGACGCCTCCGGGCTGATGCAGTACGCCTACGCCGGCGCCGGCATCAAGCTGCCGCGGTCCTCGGGCGCGATCTACCGCGTCGGCCAGAAGATCGTCCCCCAGCAGGCCCGCAAGGGTGACCTGATCTTCTACGGCCCCGAGGGCACACAGAGCGTCGCGATGTACCTGGGCAACAACCAGATGCTGGAGGTCGGCGACGTCGTGCAGGTCTCGCCGGTGCGTACCAGCGGCATGACGCCGTACATGGTCCGGGTTCTGGGCGCCCCGTTGCAGCAAGCGCCGTTGCAGCAAGCGCCGGCGCAGCAGGCGCCGCAGCAGTTGCCTACCCAGCAGACACCGCAGCAACTGCCCACCCAGCAGGCCCCGCTGCAGCAGTCGCCGTACCAGCAGACGCCGCAGCAGCTGCCCGCTCAGCAGGCGCCGTTGCAGCAGGTCCCGACGCAGCAGGCCCCCCTGCAGCAGTCGCCGTTCCAGCAGGCGCCCGTCCAGCAACTGCCGACCCAGCAGTCGCCGTTGCAGCCGACCGGCGCGGGCATCGGCAGGTAA
- a CDS encoding adenosylmethionine--8-amino-7-oxononanoate transaminase, which translates to MPAAKAGLTPEQISAIDAAHLWHPYSTIGAESVAPVVAAGARGAWLTLIRDGEPVEALDAMSSWWTAIHGHGHPVLDAALKAQLGVMNHVMFGGLTHEPAARLAQLLVDLTPPGLDTVFFSDSGSVSVEVAVKMALQYWRSRGRPGKHRLMTWRGGYHGDTFTPMSVCDPDGGMHSLWTDILARQVFAPQVPRAYEPGYSAAFEEQLARHAAELAAVVVEPVVQGAGGMRFHDPQYLRDLRDICRRHDVLLIFDEIATGFGRTGELFAADHAGVSPDIMCVGKALTGGYLTLAATLCTTDIAHTISAGEAGALMHGPTFMANALACAVSVASVEVLLGQDWRARVGEIGAGLAAGLEPARALPGVRDVRVRGAIGVIECRRPVDLAVATPAALDNGVWLRPFRNLVYAMPPYICTPDEIARITSAMVQVARVVGSRSL; encoded by the coding sequence ATGCCCGCGGCCAAGGCCGGGTTGACGCCCGAGCAGATCAGCGCGATCGACGCCGCGCACCTCTGGCACCCCTACAGCACCATCGGCGCCGAATCCGTCGCCCCCGTGGTGGCCGCCGGCGCCCGCGGCGCCTGGCTCACCCTGATCCGCGACGGCGAGCCGGTCGAGGCGCTCGACGCGATGAGCTCCTGGTGGACCGCGATCCACGGCCACGGCCACCCGGTGCTCGATGCTGCGCTGAAAGCCCAGCTCGGCGTGATGAACCACGTCATGTTCGGCGGGCTGACCCACGAACCGGCGGCGCGACTGGCCCAGCTGCTGGTGGACCTCACCCCGCCGGGGCTGGACACGGTGTTCTTCAGCGACTCCGGGTCGGTGTCGGTGGAGGTCGCGGTGAAGATGGCGCTGCAGTACTGGCGCAGCCGCGGCCGGCCCGGCAAGCACCGGCTGATGACCTGGCGCGGCGGCTACCACGGCGACACCTTCACCCCGATGAGCGTCTGCGACCCCGATGGCGGCATGCACTCGCTGTGGACCGACATCCTGGCCCGGCAGGTGTTCGCCCCGCAGGTGCCGCGCGCCTACGAACCCGGCTACAGCGCGGCGTTCGAGGAACAGCTGGCCCGGCACGCGGCCGAGCTGGCCGCCGTCGTCGTCGAGCCCGTCGTGCAGGGCGCCGGCGGCATGCGCTTCCACGACCCGCAATACCTGCGCGACCTGCGCGACATCTGCCGGCGGCACGACGTGCTGCTGATCTTCGACGAGATCGCCACCGGCTTCGGCCGCACCGGCGAGCTCTTCGCCGCCGACCACGCCGGCGTGAGCCCGGACATCATGTGCGTCGGCAAGGCGCTGACCGGTGGATATCTCACCCTGGCCGCGACCCTGTGCACGACCGACATCGCCCACACCATCAGCGCGGGCGAGGCCGGGGCGCTGATGCACGGTCCCACGTTCATGGCCAACGCGCTGGCCTGCGCGGTGTCGGTGGCCAGTGTCGAGGTGCTGCTCGGGCAGGACTGGCGGGCGCGGGTCGGCGAGATCGGCGCCGGCCTGGCGGCCGGGCTCGAGCCGGCGCGGGCGCTGCCCGGCGTGCGTGACGTGCGGGTGCGCGGGGCCATCGGCGTCATCGAATGCCGGCGCCCGGTCGACCTGGCCGTCGCCACCCCGGCGGCGCTGGACAACGGCGTCTGGCTGCGCCCGTTCCGCAACCTGGTCTACGCGATGCCGCCCTACATCTGCACGCCCGACGAGATCGCCCGGATCACCTCGGCGATGGTGCAGGTCGCTCGCGTCGTCGGCTCTCGTAGTCTCTAA
- a CDS encoding 8-amino-7-oxononanoate synthase yields the protein MKAPIEVSPLAWLEAVERQRREAGLRRSLRPRPAVATELDLASNDYLGLSQHPDVIDGGVSALRMWGAGATGSRLVTGDTELHQQFESELADYVGAESGLLFSSGYAANLGAVVGLSGRGSLLVSDEYSHASLVDACRLSRARVAVTPHRDVGAVEAALRARDEERAVVITESVFSTDGALAPLRDLHEVCRRHRALLIVDEAHGLGVRGGGRGLLQEVGLAGAPDVVMTTTLSKALGSQGGAVLGPASVRAHLIDAARTFIFDTGLAPAAVGAARAALAVLGAEPWRADAVLRHAAFLAQVCGVAETPRSAVVSVILGDPDLAVAAASACLDAGVRVGCFRPPTVPAGTSRLRLTARASLDDAELEVARRVLTDVLARLG from the coding sequence ATGAAGGCACCGATCGAGGTTTCCCCGCTGGCCTGGCTCGAGGCGGTGGAACGGCAGCGCCGCGAGGCCGGGCTGCGCCGCTCGCTGCGGCCGCGTCCGGCCGTGGCCACCGAGCTGGACCTCGCCTCCAACGACTACCTCGGCCTCTCCCAGCACCCGGACGTGATCGACGGCGGGGTGAGCGCGCTGCGCATGTGGGGCGCCGGGGCGACCGGGTCGCGGCTGGTCACCGGTGACACCGAGCTGCACCAGCAGTTCGAGTCCGAGCTGGCCGACTACGTCGGCGCCGAATCCGGACTGCTGTTCTCCTCCGGCTACGCGGCCAACCTGGGCGCGGTCGTCGGCCTGTCGGGACGCGGATCGCTGCTGGTCTCCGACGAGTACTCGCACGCGTCGCTGGTGGACGCCTGCCGGCTGTCGCGGGCGCGGGTGGCGGTGACGCCGCATCGCGACGTCGGCGCCGTGGAGGCGGCGCTGCGGGCCCGCGACGAGGAGCGCGCGGTCGTCATCACCGAGTCGGTGTTTTCCACCGACGGCGCGCTGGCGCCGCTGCGGGACCTGCACGAGGTGTGCCGCCGGCATCGCGCGCTGCTCATCGTCGACGAGGCGCACGGCCTGGGCGTGCGCGGCGGCGGCCGCGGGCTGCTGCAGGAGGTCGGGCTGGCCGGTGCGCCCGACGTGGTCATGACCACCACGCTGTCCAAGGCGCTGGGCAGCCAGGGCGGCGCGGTGCTCGGACCGGCGTCCGTGCGCGCCCACCTGATCGACGCGGCGCGCACGTTCATCTTCGACACCGGCCTGGCCCCGGCGGCCGTGGGCGCCGCGCGGGCGGCGCTGGCGGTGCTGGGAGCCGAACCGTGGCGGGCCGACGCGGTGCTGCGCCACGCCGCCTTCCTGGCGCAGGTCTGCGGCGTGGCCGAGACGCCGCGGTCGGCGGTCGTGTCGGTGATCCTGGGCGACCCCGACCTGGCGGTGGCCGCCGCGAGCGCGTGCCTGGACGCGGGCGTGCGGGTGGGGTGCTTCCGGCCCCCGACCGTGCCCGCCGGGACGTCGCGGCTGCGGTTGACCGCGCGCGCGTCGCTGGACGACGCCGAGCTGGAGGTCGCGCGCCGGGTGCTCACCGATGTGCTCGCCCGGCTGGGTTGA
- the bioD gene encoding dethiobiotin synthase, translating into MTVLVVTGTDTGVGKTVATAALACHARQAGLDVAVCKPVQTGTDAGDDDLAEVARLSGVTELAGFGRYPQPLAPVAAAEAAGMPLPTREQLLALVGELDRPGRLTLVEGAGGLLVELGENGVTARDLAVALGAAVLVVVGPSLGTLNHTALTLESIAAQGLSCAGLVIGSWPRRPGVVETTNRQALDRLAAVRAVLPEGAASLGPTEFAALCSRAFDRDWVTSLVG; encoded by the coding sequence GTGACGGTTCTGGTCGTCACGGGCACCGACACGGGGGTCGGCAAGACGGTCGCCACCGCGGCGCTGGCCTGCCACGCGCGTCAGGCCGGCCTCGACGTGGCGGTCTGTAAGCCGGTCCAGACCGGCACCGACGCCGGCGACGACGACCTCGCCGAGGTGGCCCGGCTGTCCGGGGTGACCGAGCTGGCCGGGTTCGGCCGCTATCCGCAGCCGCTGGCGCCGGTGGCCGCCGCCGAGGCGGCCGGGATGCCGTTGCCCACCCGCGAGCAGCTGCTGGCGCTCGTCGGCGAGCTGGACCGTCCGGGGCGGCTGACGCTGGTCGAGGGCGCCGGGGGACTGTTGGTGGAACTCGGCGAAAACGGTGTCACCGCACGCGATCTCGCCGTCGCGCTGGGTGCGGCGGTGCTGGTGGTGGTCGGCCCGTCGCTGGGCACCTTGAACCACACCGCGTTGACCCTGGAATCGATTGCCGCACAGGGTCTTTCATGCGCGGGCCTGGTCATCGGCAGCTGGCCGCGGCGGCCCGGGGTGGTGGAGACGACGAACCGGCAAGCGCTGGACCGGCTGGCCGCGGTGCGCGCCGTGCTGCCCGAAGGCGCGGCGTCGCTGGGCCCCACCGAGTTCGCGGCCCTGTGCTCCCGGGCGTTCGACCGTGACTGGGTCACCTCGCTGGTGGGCTGA
- a CDS encoding 2'-5' RNA ligase family protein: MVHSIELVFDRDTESAIRNIWAALAAAGIPSQAPASRPHVTLVVADGIAPDVDELLRPLSERLPLRCLVGAPVLFGRASAVFARLVVPTGELLALHAQVHGVCGPHLSPGPMPNSLPGQWTAHVTMARRVGGAQLGRALRIAGRPAQIDGSFAGLRRWDGNKKVEHPIGSGA, translated from the coding sequence ATGGTGCACTCCATCGAGCTGGTCTTCGACCGCGACACCGAGTCGGCGATCCGGAACATCTGGGCAGCGTTGGCCGCGGCCGGGATACCGAGTCAGGCGCCGGCCAGCCGGCCGCACGTGACGCTGGTCGTGGCCGATGGCATCGCCCCCGACGTCGACGAGCTGCTGCGCCCGCTGAGCGAGCGGCTGCCGCTGCGCTGCCTCGTCGGGGCGCCGGTGTTATTCGGCCGCGCCAGTGCGGTTTTCGCGCGGCTGGTGGTGCCGACCGGCGAGTTGTTGGCCCTGCACGCCCAGGTGCACGGGGTGTGCGGTCCGCATCTGTCGCCCGGTCCGATGCCCAACAGCCTGCCCGGTCAGTGGACCGCGCACGTCACGATGGCCCGGCGCGTCGGCGGCGCTCAGCTCGGGCGGGCGCTGCGTATCGCGGGCCGGCCCGCCCAGATCGACGGCAGCTTCGCCGGTTTGCGCCGCTGGGACGGCAACAAGAAGGTCGAGCACCCCATCGGGTCAGGCGCCTGA
- a CDS encoding mechanosensitive ion channel domain-containing protein produces MRTFDSSTLYWAAGVVFGLPLLLIALTEWHQGLVRKASPLARPVLLLRSYLVPLGALLVLLVNVARMPAQFTSVRVLATVFGFVVLVLLLSGLNATVFEGAPQGSWRQRIPGIFLDVTRFVLIGVGLAVIFSYVWGVRVGGLFTALGVTSVVIGLMLQNSVGQIVSGLFMLFEQPFRIGDWLDTPSARGRIVEANWRAVHIESGRGLQITPNSVLATTSFTNLSRPPGGHQLAITTTFSEIDPPDRVCALLERVADALPQRRPDTVASAAPTGGAEYRVTVGLKSPADDAAAHAAFLRWLWYAARREGLHLDGAEDDISTTERIERAVRTVVAPALRLSQPDQQALVSHARIVRYGADEIVEHAGRVPAGMTFLIEGGVRLTAIATDGSVAAVGGLDEGSFLGVTALTRQPNLADAQAIDEVTALEIDRDHLVELVMDKPLLLQELGRTIDERRARVQAATAPEFAPSGA; encoded by the coding sequence GTGAGAACCTTTGACTCGTCAACGCTGTACTGGGCCGCCGGCGTGGTGTTCGGCCTGCCGCTGCTGCTGATCGCCCTCACCGAATGGCACCAGGGCCTGGTCCGCAAAGCGAGCCCGCTGGCGCGGCCCGTCCTGCTGTTGCGCAGCTACCTCGTCCCGCTGGGCGCTTTGCTGGTGCTGCTGGTGAACGTGGCCAGGATGCCGGCGCAGTTCACGTCGGTTCGGGTGCTGGCGACGGTGTTCGGTTTCGTGGTGCTGGTGCTGCTGCTGTCCGGGCTCAACGCAACGGTTTTCGAGGGCGCACCGCAGGGATCCTGGCGCCAACGAATCCCGGGCATCTTCCTGGACGTGACCCGGTTCGTGCTGATCGGGGTCGGACTGGCGGTCATCTTCTCCTACGTGTGGGGGGTGCGCGTCGGCGGCCTGTTCACCGCGCTGGGGGTGACCTCGGTGGTCATCGGCCTGATGCTGCAGAACTCCGTCGGCCAGATCGTGTCGGGCCTGTTCATGTTGTTCGAGCAGCCGTTCCGGATCGGCGACTGGCTGGACACCCCGTCGGCGCGGGGCCGCATCGTGGAGGCGAACTGGCGGGCCGTGCACATCGAATCCGGCCGCGGGCTGCAGATCACCCCGAACTCGGTGCTGGCCACCACCTCGTTCACCAATCTCAGCCGCCCGCCCGGAGGGCACCAATTGGCAATCACCACAACCTTTTCCGAGATCGACCCGCCGGACCGGGTGTGCGCCCTGCTGGAACGGGTCGCCGACGCGTTGCCGCAGCGCAGGCCCGACACGGTGGCGTCGGCGGCGCCGACCGGGGGCGCCGAGTATCGGGTCACCGTCGGACTGAAATCGCCCGCGGACGACGCGGCCGCGCACGCGGCGTTCCTGCGCTGGCTGTGGTACGCGGCGCGGCGCGAGGGTCTGCACCTCGACGGCGCCGAAGACGACATCTCCACGACCGAGCGCATCGAGAGGGCGGTGCGCACGGTGGTGGCGCCGGCCCTGCGGCTCAGCCAACCGGATCAGCAGGCCTTGGTGTCGCACGCGAGAATCGTCCGGTACGGGGCCGACGAGATCGTCGAGCACGCCGGTCGCGTTCCAGCCGGGATGACGTTCCTGATCGAGGGCGGCGTGCGGTTGACCGCGATCGCCACGGACGGATCGGTCGCCGCGGTCGGCGGTCTGGACGAGGGCTCGTTCCTGGGTGTGACAGCCCTGACCCGCCAGCCCAACCTCGCCGACGCGCAGGCCATCGACGAAGTGACCGCGCTGGAGATCGACCGCGATCACCTGGTCGAGCTCGTGATGGACAAGCCGCTGCTGCTGCAAGAGCTGGGCCGGACCATCGACGAGCGGCGCGCCAGAGTGCAGGCGGCCACCGCGCCGGAGTTCGCGCCGTCAGGCGCCTGA
- a CDS encoding adenylate/guanylate cyclase domain-containing protein, producing the protein MRPTESVPPDEQNPARKKRRRPRALSWISIQSKVMLMLLVSSLASLGVIGTVEYVAARNALLPAATERMTQLRASQKRAIETLFSDLSDSLVVYSRGMTAFEAVQAFTSGFDQLANAPVDPGQQQALVDFYNERLIKPLERDTGNKLALDAVLPSNNAQKYLQAHYTVAAHGSSNGSAPDDAGDGSAWSAANARFNDYFREIATRFEYQDAMLLDTRGNVVYTVRKSASLGTNVLTGPYRQSNLRGAYEKAMAANSLNFVWITDFQPYQPQLGHPIAWLVAPIGSPGRPIGVLALPLPIATVNRIMTADQQWRAAGMGRTAETYLAGPDSLMRSDSRVFLEDRERYRREALAAGVRRETVDTAIKWGGTTLVQPVATAAVRAAQRGETGTVTDTGYLGRKELMSYAPLSLPNSDLHWSIVATRETSEANARVASLTQTLILTTAAMVFVICVAALLVAQIFVRPIRRLQAGAREIGAGNYDVSIPVTSRDEIGELMAAFNDMSRNLQIKEELLTEQRKENDRLLASLMPEPVARRYRDGEQTISQEHQDVTVIFADIVGLDEISGKISGRELVGIVDQLIRELDSAAESLGIEPIRTLHNGYLASCGLNFPRLDSVHRTVEFAVEMQDIIARFNSKTGYHLALRAGINTGHVISGLVGRSSIVYDMWGAAVNLAHQTRSSTTQSGIYVTAQVYEVMHDIRRFTPAGTITVGGVEQQIWKLSEGQGQ; encoded by the coding sequence ATGCGCCCGACCGAGTCGGTCCCCCCGGACGAACAGAACCCGGCCCGAAAGAAGAGGCGTCGCCCGCGAGCGCTGTCCTGGATCAGCATTCAGTCCAAGGTGATGCTGATGCTGCTGGTGTCGAGCCTGGCGTCGCTGGGCGTGATCGGGACGGTCGAGTACGTCGCCGCGCGTAACGCGCTGCTGCCCGCGGCGACCGAGCGGATGACGCAGTTGCGAGCGTCGCAGAAACGAGCCATCGAGACGCTGTTCTCGGATCTGTCGGATTCCTTGGTCGTCTACAGCCGTGGGATGACCGCGTTCGAAGCCGTACAGGCGTTCACTTCCGGCTTCGACCAACTGGCCAACGCCCCCGTCGACCCCGGCCAGCAGCAGGCGCTGGTCGACTTCTACAACGAGCGGCTGATCAAACCGCTCGAGCGCGACACCGGCAACAAGCTGGCTCTCGACGCCGTGTTACCCAGCAACAACGCACAGAAGTACCTGCAGGCGCATTACACCGTTGCGGCGCACGGGTCTTCGAACGGGTCCGCGCCCGACGACGCCGGCGATGGCAGCGCCTGGTCGGCCGCCAATGCCCGCTTCAACGACTATTTCCGCGAGATCGCCACCCGCTTCGAGTATCAGGACGCGATGCTGCTGGACACCCGCGGCAACGTGGTTTACACCGTCCGGAAGAGCGCCTCGCTCGGCACCAACGTCCTCACCGGTCCGTATCGTCAGTCCAATTTGCGCGGCGCCTACGAAAAGGCGATGGCCGCGAATTCGCTGAACTTCGTGTGGATCACCGACTTTCAGCCGTATCAGCCTCAACTCGGGCACCCGATTGCCTGGTTGGTCGCGCCGATCGGTTCACCGGGAAGACCGATCGGAGTGCTGGCGCTGCCGCTGCCCATCGCGACGGTCAATCGGATCATGACCGCCGACCAGCAGTGGCGGGCCGCCGGCATGGGCCGAACGGCCGAGACCTATCTGGCCGGCCCGGACAGCCTGATGCGTTCCGATTCACGGGTATTCCTCGAAGATCGTGAGCGATACCGCCGTGAGGCGCTGGCCGCCGGCGTTCGACGCGAGACCGTCGATACGGCGATCAAGTGGGGTGGCACGACGCTGGTCCAGCCCGTCGCCACGGCGGCCGTACGCGCCGCGCAGCGCGGAGAGACCGGAACCGTGACCGACACCGGTTATCTCGGTCGCAAGGAGCTGATGTCGTATGCGCCGTTGTCCCTGCCGAATTCCGACCTGCATTGGTCGATCGTGGCCACCAGGGAGACCTCGGAGGCCAACGCCCGGGTGGCGTCGCTCACCCAGACCCTGATATTGACCACAGCGGCAATGGTTTTCGTCATCTGCGTGGCCGCGCTGCTGGTCGCCCAGATATTCGTGCGGCCCATCCGCAGGTTGCAGGCCGGGGCCCGAGAGATCGGCGCCGGCAACTACGACGTCTCGATCCCGGTCACCTCGCGCGACGAGATCGGCGAGCTGATGGCCGCTTTCAACGACATGAGCCGCAACCTGCAGATCAAAGAGGAACTGCTGACCGAACAACGCAAGGAGAACGACCGCCTGCTCGCTTCGCTGATGCCCGAACCGGTGGCCCGGCGTTACCGCGACGGCGAACAGACCATCTCCCAGGAGCACCAGGACGTCACGGTCATCTTCGCCGACATCGTCGGCCTCGACGAGATCTCCGGCAAGATCTCCGGCCGGGAACTGGTCGGCATCGTCGACCAGCTGATCCGCGAGCTCGACTCGGCGGCGGAATCCCTTGGCATCGAACCGATCCGCACGCTGCACAACGGCTACCTGGCCAGCTGCGGCCTGAACTTCCCCCGGCTGGACAGCGTCCACCGCACCGTGGAGTTCGCCGTGGAGATGCAGGACATCATCGCGCGCTTCAACAGCAAGACCGGCTACCACCTGGCCCTGCGGGCCGGCATCAACACGGGCCACGTGATCAGCGGGCTGGTCGGGCGATCCAGCATCGTCTACGACATGTGGGGCGCTGCCGTCAACCTGGCCCATCAGACCCGCAGCAGCACAACACAATCGGGGATCTATGTCACCGCTCAGGTCTATGAGGTGATGCACGACATCCGGCGATTCACACCGGCGGGCACCATCACCGTGGGCGGCGTCGAGCAACAGATCTGGAAGCTCTCCGAAGGGCAGGGACAGTGA